A window of the Vibrio fluvialis genome harbors these coding sequences:
- the sbcB gene encoding exodeoxyribonuclease I: MQQQHQPTYFFFDYETWGTSPAKDRPSQFAGVRTDMDFNIIGEPLVIYCQLPADYLPAPEAALITGIIPQKAMAQGLSEPEFIAKIHAELSTPNTTSLGYNSIRFDDEVTRYTCYRNFLDPYAWSWQNGNSRWDLLDVMRACHALRPEGIVWPENDEGFTSFKLEHLSKANGIEHENAHDAMADVIATIELAKKVKAAQPKLFDYFFSMRHKRKLNELIDIVNMTPLMHVSGMLGRECQYTSWIVPIAWHPTNQNAVIVADLAKDPQPLIDLDVDALHARLYTRHDDLAPDELPVPVKLVHLNKCPILAPAKTLTAENAATIGIDRELCLANLARIRQHPEIREKLAALFGIEREFEASNDVDTQLYDGFFSPADKAAMEIIRSTKPELLGELDITFSDKRIEPLLFRYRARNFPWTLDENDQRRWANHCRDYYETHLPDYMLNLENLVHEHESDEKKIAILKSVYQYVEKLAS; the protein is encoded by the coding sequence ATGCAGCAGCAACACCAGCCAACTTATTTCTTCTTTGACTACGAGACGTGGGGCACCAGCCCGGCCAAAGATCGTCCGAGTCAGTTTGCTGGTGTACGCACAGACATGGATTTCAACATCATTGGCGAGCCTTTGGTGATCTATTGCCAACTGCCAGCGGATTATCTGCCAGCGCCAGAAGCCGCGCTGATTACCGGCATCATTCCACAAAAAGCGATGGCACAAGGGCTTTCAGAGCCGGAGTTTATTGCCAAAATTCACGCAGAACTGTCGACACCCAACACCACCAGCCTGGGTTATAACAGCATTCGTTTCGACGATGAAGTGACACGTTATACCTGCTACCGCAACTTTCTCGACCCGTATGCCTGGAGCTGGCAGAACGGCAACTCACGTTGGGATCTGCTCGATGTGATGCGTGCGTGTCATGCGCTGCGCCCAGAAGGCATTGTGTGGCCGGAAAACGACGAAGGTTTTACCAGCTTCAAACTAGAGCATTTGTCAAAAGCCAACGGCATTGAGCACGAAAATGCGCACGATGCGATGGCCGATGTGATTGCGACGATTGAACTGGCGAAAAAAGTCAAAGCGGCGCAGCCCAAACTGTTCGATTATTTCTTCTCTATGCGCCATAAGCGCAAACTGAATGAACTGATTGATATCGTCAACATGACGCCGCTGATGCACGTGTCCGGCATGCTGGGTCGCGAGTGTCAATACACCAGTTGGATTGTGCCGATAGCCTGGCACCCTACCAATCAGAACGCCGTGATTGTGGCTGATTTGGCCAAAGATCCACAGCCGCTGATCGACTTAGATGTGGACGCTCTGCATGCACGTCTATATACCCGTCACGATGATTTAGCACCGGATGAACTGCCTGTGCCCGTCAAACTGGTTCATCTCAATAAATGCCCGATTCTGGCACCGGCGAAAACGCTGACCGCAGAAAATGCCGCTACCATCGGTATTGATCGCGAATTGTGTCTAGCGAATCTGGCTCGCATTCGTCAGCATCCGGAAATTCGAGAGAAGCTGGCAGCCCTCTTTGGCATTGAACGAGAATTTGAAGCATCGAACGATGTTGATACACAGCTCTATGATGGATTCTTCTCACCTGCGGATAAAGCGGCGATGGAGATCATCCGTTCAACCAAACCTGAGCTGCTTGGCGAGCTGGATATTACCTTCAGCGATAAACGCATCGAACCGCTGCTGTTTCGCTATCGCGCACGTAACTTCCCTTGGACGCTGGATGAAAATGACCAGCGCCGCTGGGCGAACCATTGCCGCGACTACTACGAAACACACCTGCCAGATTACATGCTGAATCTGGAAAACTTAGTTCATGAACATGAAAGTGACGAAAAGAAAATCGCCATTTTAAAATCCGTTTACCAATACGTAGAGAAGCTAGCCTCTTAG
- a CDS encoding outer membrane beta-barrel protein, producing the protein MKSSLLGFGLGLLVVSSASVASTDNFDRFYIGVGTSFTELDSDSYAIVSDNKSDVTAMGIVFGYQPIKYFAVEGRELFRVSRHDEVYDTQASLLARGILPIHEYFNFYAVAGLSLIAKDGFDEHGTDFTYGIGMRIKNRTPFILDVEYRMLYDDSFDGIDMELRSINLNFLYGF; encoded by the coding sequence ATGAAATCGTCCTTGCTGGGATTTGGATTAGGGCTTTTAGTAGTAAGCAGTGCGAGTGTGGCCAGCACCGATAATTTTGACCGTTTTTATATAGGCGTTGGCACGAGTTTTACCGAGCTAGACAGTGATAGTTACGCGATTGTTTCTGACAACAAATCGGACGTGACAGCGATGGGCATCGTGTTTGGTTATCAACCGATTAAGTATTTCGCGGTAGAAGGGCGAGAGCTGTTCCGGGTCTCCAGACATGACGAGGTCTACGACACTCAAGCGTCATTGCTCGCGCGAGGCATCTTACCCATTCATGAATATTTTAATTTTTACGCTGTTGCAGGGCTAAGTCTGATCGCCAAAGATGGCTTTGATGAGCATGGCACAGATTTCACTTACGGCATCGGTATGCGAATCAAAAACCGTACCCCCTTCATATTGGATGTTGAGTATCGTATGTTGTATGACGATTCTTTTGACGGCATCGACATGGAACTCCGTTCCATCAACCTTAACTTTTTGTACGGATTTTAA
- a CDS encoding ferredoxin reductase family protein, translating into MKKIALIVSLLWLPNVLFTWEPDANFFYWRHQLTLLTGAIGFAYMAVSIVLAMRLPKVEEYVNGLDKGYAIHKQMGIGALVALVSHWVIIESPKWLVSLGLLDPPQRRARLGQAADGINWMHWGKMVGEYTFYVFVAFVAISLIQAISYRKFRFTHKLAGAIFLAGAFHSVTVLDYQLSASALNIIVWICAVIGSLCAVLSLSGQIGRRRKVTGQVTMVKQVTDESSNYRVLHIGITLDEPLDYKAGQFAYLDFHDGEAPHPFSVLKYDPFTQQADFAIKDLGDYTHQLFNQLNEGRQVTLEGGYGRFQIPSDAQQVWIGAGIGIVPFVAWLQHLTQLPHSSGRHIELFYCRDNDKQQYFVKLLELFVSKLPNVNLHVFTASHNEFLCAERVAERLNLAEASVSFCGPVGFGSSLKNHLINMGLSQQNFHSERFAMR; encoded by the coding sequence ATGAAAAAAATTGCCTTAATTGTCAGTTTGTTATGGTTGCCGAATGTATTGTTTACCTGGGAGCCGGACGCGAATTTCTTCTACTGGCGTCATCAGCTCACACTACTGACTGGCGCGATCGGCTTTGCCTATATGGCCGTGTCGATTGTGCTGGCGATGCGTTTACCAAAAGTGGAAGAGTACGTAAACGGGCTTGATAAGGGCTACGCGATCCACAAGCAGATGGGGATCGGGGCGTTAGTTGCGCTGGTGTCACACTGGGTGATCATTGAATCCCCTAAATGGTTGGTCAGCCTTGGATTACTGGACCCGCCTCAACGCCGTGCCCGTCTGGGGCAGGCTGCCGACGGCATCAACTGGATGCACTGGGGAAAAATGGTCGGTGAGTACACCTTTTATGTGTTCGTCGCTTTCGTTGCCATCAGCCTGATTCAGGCGATCAGCTACCGCAAATTCCGTTTCACGCACAAGCTTGCTGGCGCGATTTTCCTTGCTGGTGCATTCCACTCCGTAACCGTTCTGGACTATCAGCTGAGTGCGTCAGCGCTGAACATCATCGTATGGATTTGCGCTGTGATCGGTTCACTGTGCGCAGTGCTCTCTCTCAGCGGACAAATTGGTCGTCGTCGTAAAGTCACAGGTCAAGTGACCATGGTGAAACAGGTAACGGACGAAAGCAGCAACTATCGCGTGCTGCACATCGGCATCACACTGGATGAACCGCTCGATTACAAAGCGGGTCAGTTTGCGTATCTGGATTTTCATGATGGCGAAGCGCCCCACCCGTTTTCCGTGTTGAAGTATGACCCATTTACTCAACAAGCTGACTTTGCGATCAAGGATCTCGGTGATTACACCCACCAACTGTTTAATCAATTGAACGAGGGACGTCAGGTGACATTGGAAGGTGGTTACGGCCGTTTCCAAATTCCATCGGACGCTCAGCAAGTGTGGATTGGTGCCGGAATCGGGATTGTGCCTTTTGTCGCCTGGTTACAACACCTGACACAACTGCCGCATTCATCTGGTCGTCATATTGAACTGTTTTACTGCCGTGATAATGACAAACAGCAATATTTCGTCAAGCTGCTGGAACTGTTCGTCAGCAAACTGCCTAATGTCAATCTGCATGTTTTCACGGCCAGCCATAACGAATTTTTGTGTGCAGAACGGGTGGCTGAACGCCTCAATCTCGCGGAGGCCAGTGTCAGCTTCTGTGGTCCGGTCGGATTTGGATCAAGCCTGAAAAATCATCTGATTAACATGGGGTTATCGCAACAGAACTTCCATTCCGAACGTTTTGCCATGCGCTGA
- a CDS encoding bifunctional diguanylate cyclase/phosphodiesterase, with the protein MSRFRSVKLHTKTALLFSLGLMAVIFSCLFVTRYFFLFSINELEDMEIHRASNQAQAVIKSLVNRQEKNSFDWAYWDETYSLLNDENPDYIERNLTEESLDALTIDLMAFLRPNYNLVASLGRSEDAHIDVQSILATPSLSAFLHTMSKRLDSQKSSDAGLVKIGDQVWIISMTPVRDSSGESETVGWMLWGQQLTRTFPSLYQDLLMAQSQLLTDPNAMSGVHEAFGVDDNPHSIFRSNQELVHYASIRDMTGSEVAILKTWEPRLYYQKGEHVFYYLIISMLVVTSFISMVVFWLFRDKVGKRFISFEQNIQDLLGGMPQHSDNKQDEFERITQLVESLAQSSNQAQDQLKATLQKFEALYHGQSVGMILLSDRVIADVNPATLELLGYQREELIGKTLDAICGTSNAECAVDQFFVMLANGQNKFDTFMQRSDLSEIACSVEATLLQDSDTSSVMLAVQDISEQKQQAELIQTLTQYDPISGLLNRPTLIESVRSLFRNQSDGHEFSIMYFNATRLKEIDEVYGHELYDACVRHIADSLKRYFSREEVGRISESEFVVCCTGPIGRVERMGNHILAAYRAKISLADMELDLGLKGALLPSSIDFENFENIAHCGYYTVMNRNPSVANQLTVVTPEQFERTQEAQILNRDIVAALKNREIIAHYQPIVKAASGQLVGFEALARWKHPQFGMVSPAVFVPLAEQRKLIVELGEQILDQACEFLQTFQQAQAHNKQMVSIHVNISSPHFYHSSLVDTLRKVIDQYQLAAGQLVLELTESILMGVEEETLQRMDAIKALGVQLALDDFGTGYSSFSSLCNFPLDIVKLDKSYIDGLDTNEKAKSLIRNIISMSQELGLTTVAEGVENASQLRKLNVWNVDEIQGYYFYKPMDAALALETFQRG; encoded by the coding sequence ATGTCTCGCTTTCGCTCCGTCAAACTGCACACTAAAACGGCCTTGTTGTTCTCACTGGGACTCATGGCAGTGATTTTTAGTTGCCTGTTTGTCACTCGCTACTTTTTTCTCTTCAGTATCAATGAACTCGAAGACATGGAGATCCACCGGGCCAGCAATCAGGCTCAGGCGGTGATTAAATCTCTGGTGAATCGTCAGGAAAAGAACTCTTTTGACTGGGCTTACTGGGATGAAACCTATAGCTTGCTTAATGATGAAAACCCAGACTACATCGAACGAAATTTAACGGAGGAGTCGCTTGACGCCTTAACGATCGATTTGATGGCGTTTTTGCGCCCCAATTACAACCTTGTCGCCAGCCTGGGCCGAAGCGAAGATGCACATATTGACGTGCAGAGCATACTCGCGACACCAAGCTTAAGCGCATTTTTGCACACGATGTCGAAACGTTTGGACAGCCAAAAAAGCAGTGACGCTGGTCTGGTCAAGATAGGAGACCAAGTGTGGATCATCAGTATGACGCCGGTCCGTGACAGCAGTGGTGAATCGGAAACCGTCGGTTGGATGCTGTGGGGGCAACAACTGACTCGAACTTTCCCATCGCTTTATCAGGATTTGCTGATGGCGCAGAGTCAGTTGCTGACTGATCCCAATGCGATGTCCGGCGTCCACGAAGCTTTTGGTGTTGACGACAACCCGCATTCGATTTTCAGAAGTAATCAAGAGCTGGTTCATTACGCCTCGATTCGGGATATGACTGGCAGTGAAGTCGCGATTCTCAAAACCTGGGAACCTCGTTTGTACTATCAAAAAGGCGAGCATGTCTTTTATTACCTGATCATCAGTATGCTGGTGGTCACGTCCTTCATCTCGATGGTGGTGTTCTGGTTGTTCCGGGACAAGGTCGGCAAACGTTTTATCAGTTTCGAACAGAATATTCAGGATTTGTTGGGCGGCATGCCGCAACATTCGGACAATAAACAAGATGAATTTGAACGTATTACTCAACTGGTTGAGTCATTAGCGCAGTCTTCCAACCAAGCGCAGGACCAACTGAAAGCGACCCTACAGAAATTTGAGGCGCTGTATCACGGCCAGTCGGTGGGCATGATTCTTCTCAGCGATAGAGTCATTGCCGATGTAAACCCGGCAACGTTGGAACTGCTCGGATATCAACGTGAAGAACTGATCGGCAAAACACTGGATGCGATTTGTGGTACCAGTAATGCGGAGTGTGCCGTTGATCAATTCTTTGTGATGTTGGCAAATGGCCAGAACAAGTTTGATACCTTTATGCAGCGCTCTGATTTGTCTGAGATCGCGTGTTCAGTGGAAGCGACGCTGCTCCAGGACAGCGACACGTCCTCAGTGATGTTGGCAGTGCAGGACATCAGCGAACAGAAACAACAGGCTGAACTGATTCAAACGTTAACTCAATACGATCCGATCTCTGGTTTGCTGAACCGTCCAACTTTAATTGAATCGGTTCGAAGCTTGTTCCGCAATCAGTCGGATGGTCACGAGTTTTCAATCATGTACTTCAATGCGACTCGCCTGAAAGAAATTGATGAAGTTTATGGCCATGAACTCTATGACGCTTGTGTGCGCCATATTGCTGACAGCCTTAAACGTTATTTCAGCCGTGAAGAAGTCGGGCGAATCAGTGAGAGTGAATTTGTCGTTTGTTGTACTGGTCCAATTGGCCGGGTTGAGCGAATGGGCAACCACATTCTGGCCGCCTATCGAGCGAAAATCAGCTTGGCTGATATGGAACTCGATCTCGGCTTGAAAGGCGCCTTACTGCCATCATCCATTGACTTCGAGAACTTCGAAAACATCGCTCACTGTGGATACTACACGGTCATGAACCGCAACCCATCGGTAGCGAACCAGTTAACGGTCGTTACACCTGAGCAGTTTGAACGAACGCAGGAGGCGCAAATCCTCAACCGGGATATCGTCGCGGCCTTGAAAAATCGCGAAATCATCGCGCATTATCAGCCGATTGTGAAAGCGGCGTCCGGTCAGTTGGTGGGCTTTGAAGCGTTAGCGCGCTGGAAACATCCTCAATTTGGTATGGTGTCGCCTGCCGTGTTTGTGCCACTGGCAGAGCAACGAAAATTGATTGTTGAGCTCGGCGAGCAGATTCTCGATCAGGCGTGTGAATTTCTGCAAACCTTTCAGCAGGCGCAGGCTCACAACAAACAAATGGTGAGTATTCACGTTAATATTTCCAGCCCTCATTTCTACCACAGCAGTCTGGTCGACACGCTGCGTAAAGTGATCGATCAGTATCAACTGGCAGCCGGCCAACTGGTTCTGGAACTGACGGAGAGTATTCTGATGGGGGTTGAAGAGGAGACGCTGCAACGCATGGATGCCATTAAAGCATTAGGAGTGCAACTGGCACTGGATGACTTCGGTACTGGTTACTCTTCGTTCAGCTCGCTGTGCAACTTCCCACTGGATATTGTGAAACTGGATAAATCGTACATTGATGGCCTGGATACCAACGAAAAGGCGAAATCGCTGATTCGAAATATTATCAGTATGTCACAGGAACTCGGCCTGACGACGGTAGCAGAAGGAGTTGAGAACGCCTCGCAACTCAGAAAACTCAATGTGTGGAATGTGGACGAAATCCAGGGTTATTACTTCTATAAACCGATGGATGCCGCACTGGCGCTGGAAACGTTCCAACGCGGATAA
- a CDS encoding AEC family transporter: MFEQVVSILFPVMALVCVGYAIGRWLKPDFRPINRINMDTFLPALVFSSLATMPLDTAQLPLIYASLIAVLIPGILMIPICKLGGWNFKAWAPLHMFRNSGNLAIPLFTYTFGETALSSAVLLFVVSACLHISLGLALLSKGGSFRQIFTAPVFIATVVAMLFNLSGTPVWKPLYEATALLGQAAVPVMLLSLGSQMTNMRLAGLRVGLISTAQSLTTGAVAFALIYFFIPLPTMQLQMMVLFTMLPPAVMNYLFAERFHIEPTNVASMVLFGNFLCLFTLPLLLIFALSLKGGGM; the protein is encoded by the coding sequence ATGTTTGAACAGGTTGTCAGTATACTCTTTCCCGTCATGGCACTGGTGTGCGTAGGTTATGCTATCGGCCGCTGGCTTAAACCCGATTTCCGCCCAATCAATCGCATCAACATGGATACGTTTTTGCCTGCGCTGGTATTCTCATCTTTGGCAACCATGCCACTGGACACCGCGCAATTACCGCTGATCTATGCCTCTTTGATCGCAGTGTTGATTCCCGGAATACTGATGATCCCGATTTGTAAACTGGGCGGCTGGAACTTTAAAGCCTGGGCACCACTGCATATGTTTCGCAATAGCGGTAACCTGGCGATTCCGCTGTTTACCTACACATTTGGTGAGACCGCGCTCTCTTCGGCGGTATTGCTGTTTGTGGTCTCCGCTTGTCTGCATATCAGCCTGGGATTGGCACTGCTGAGCAAAGGCGGCTCGTTTCGTCAGATCTTTACCGCGCCGGTCTTCATCGCCACTGTTGTTGCCATGCTGTTTAACTTATCCGGAACCCCTGTCTGGAAACCGCTCTATGAAGCGACCGCACTACTCGGTCAGGCCGCAGTGCCTGTCATGCTGCTGTCGTTAGGTTCACAAATGACCAATATGCGTCTTGCGGGCTTGCGGGTTGGGTTAATCTCCACCGCCCAATCACTCACTACTGGCGCCGTGGCCTTTGCTCTCATCTACTTCTTCATTCCACTGCCCACCATGCAGCTGCAAATGATGGTGCTGTTTACTATGCTTCCTCCGGCAGTGATGAACTATCTGTTTGCAGAGCGTTTTCACATTGAGCCCACCAATGTGGCTTCGATGGTTCTGTTCGGCAATTTTCTCTGCCTGTTTACCCTGCCGCTATTGCTGATTTTTGCCCTGTCGCTGAAAGGGGGCGGAATGTAA
- a CDS encoding L-cystine transporter — protein sequence MSVAAIASIAVFVGILFFLFGQQKKAYTLSRLVLLGLVLGSAFGLALQLIFGEGSSVIKETLSWVAIVGNGYVGLLKMVIMPLVLVSMISAVVKLDKNGSLGKISGLTIFILLFTTAIAALIGILITQAFGLTAAGLTEGARETARIAVLESRASTVADLTIPQMLLSFIPTNPFADLTGARSTSIIAVVIFGVLVGIAARKVMIEKEQLEAPIRTFVEAIQSIVMRLVKMIMALTPYGIAALMAKVVATSSAADILNLLGFIVASYIAIALMFVVHGVLVSFVGVNPKTYFQKVWPVLTFAFTSRSSAATIPLNVEAQITKLNVSPAIANLSASFGATIGQNGCAGIYPAMLAVMVAPTMGINPLDIQFILSLIAIITISSFGIAGVGGGATFAALIVLPAMGLPVTIAALLISIEPLIDMARTALNVSGAMTAGTITSRLLNETADNTAEAAQEATA from the coding sequence TTGGACAACAGAAAAAAGCCTACACCCTTTCTCGTCTTGTTCTGCTTGGCCTGGTGCTGGGTAGCGCGTTTGGTCTGGCCCTTCAACTGATCTTTGGTGAAGGCAGCAGTGTGATCAAAGAAACGCTGTCATGGGTTGCCATTGTAGGTAACGGTTACGTTGGCCTGTTGAAAATGGTCATCATGCCACTAGTGCTGGTATCTATGATTTCTGCAGTGGTGAAACTGGATAAAAACGGTTCACTGGGCAAAATCTCTGGTCTGACAATTTTCATTCTGCTGTTTACTACCGCGATTGCCGCACTGATCGGTATTCTGATCACGCAGGCATTTGGCCTTACGGCTGCTGGCCTGACTGAAGGCGCTCGTGAAACGGCACGTATTGCTGTACTTGAGAGCCGCGCTTCAACCGTAGCAGATTTGACTATTCCACAAATGTTGCTGAGCTTTATTCCAACCAACCCGTTTGCTGATCTGACTGGCGCACGTTCAACGTCAATCATCGCCGTGGTTATCTTCGGTGTATTGGTCGGTATTGCGGCTCGTAAAGTGATGATCGAAAAGGAACAACTGGAAGCGCCAATCCGCACTTTCGTGGAAGCAATTCAATCTATCGTGATGCGCCTGGTTAAAATGATCATGGCGCTGACTCCTTACGGTATCGCAGCACTGATGGCAAAAGTTGTCGCAACATCAAGCGCCGCTGATATTCTGAACTTGCTGGGCTTCATCGTTGCTTCCTACATCGCGATTGCACTGATGTTTGTCGTACACGGCGTACTGGTGTCATTTGTGGGTGTGAATCCAAAAACTTACTTCCAGAAAGTATGGCCAGTGCTGACATTCGCATTCACTTCACGCAGCTCTGCGGCCACTATTCCACTGAACGTGGAAGCGCAAATTACCAAACTGAACGTGTCACCAGCGATCGCGAACCTGTCCGCATCCTTTGGTGCAACGATTGGTCAGAACGGTTGTGCAGGTATCTATCCTGCCATGTTGGCAGTGATGGTAGCTCCAACCATGGGCATTAACCCGCTGGATATTCAGTTCATTCTGTCGCTGATTGCGATCATCACCATCAGCTCATTCGGCATTGCTGGTGTGGGTGGCGGTGCAACCTTCGCAGCACTGATTGTTCTGCCTGCCATGGGCCTGCCAGTGACCATCGCGGCGCTGCTGATCTCTATCGAGCCATTGATCGATATGGCGCGTACCGCACTGAATGTATCCGGCGCGATGACCGCGGGCACGATCACCAGTCGTCTGCTCAATGAAACAGCAGACAACACTGCTGAAGCAGCTCAGGAAGCGACTGCGTAA
- a CDS encoding LrgB family protein, whose translation MWLIVTIVVFFFARWVAKKGNSPFLNPLLICIGIIIPLLMYLKVPFETYYADNKWLSDLLQPAVVALAYPLYEQLPQIRANWRIIMLACGVGSVMSMLTASLIAVGMKADITLIAALMGKSVTTPIAMEVASNLGGEPAVAAILVLMVGLFGAILAYPIYKLLNVTHPIARGLTMGTVSHALGTATCAEKDPRDAAFSSLALVVCGVITSILAPSLFAFAVWLSAL comes from the coding sequence ATGTGGTTGATTGTCACCATTGTGGTGTTTTTCTTTGCGCGCTGGGTAGCGAAGAAAGGTAATTCCCCCTTCCTGAACCCACTGTTGATTTGTATTGGCATCATTATTCCGCTGCTAATGTATCTGAAAGTACCGTTTGAAACTTACTATGCCGATAACAAGTGGCTGAGCGATTTACTGCAACCCGCAGTCGTTGCTCTGGCTTACCCGCTCTATGAACAGTTACCGCAAATCCGCGCCAACTGGCGCATCATCATGCTCGCTTGCGGTGTAGGCAGTGTGATGTCGATGCTTACAGCCAGCCTGATTGCGGTGGGAATGAAAGCGGATATAACCTTGATTGCGGCCCTGATGGGTAAATCGGTCACCACACCGATTGCAATGGAAGTCGCCAGCAACCTCGGTGGAGAACCGGCTGTCGCTGCCATTCTGGTGTTAATGGTCGGGCTGTTTGGCGCGATTCTCGCTTATCCAATCTACAAGCTGCTGAACGTGACCCACCCTATCGCCCGAGGGCTGACTATGGGGACGGTATCGCACGCACTTGGCACCGCTACCTGTGCGGAGAAAGACCCACGCGACGCGGCATTCAGTTCTCTGGCCTTAGTGGTTTGCGGTGTGATCACCTCCATCCTTGCTCCTAGCTTATTCGCTTTCGCGGTTTGGCTCTCTGCCCTCTAG
- a CDS encoding CidA/LrgA family protein, whose amino-acid sequence MVKTIAQYVVSMGLIFLCLLAGINLQSWLEVSIPGSIIGMLILFSLMAGGLIPVEWVKPGANLFIRYMVLLFVPVSVGLMAHFDMLVANAWTIIASAIGGTTLVIVTLGVSLDRFLKRGKKSCG is encoded by the coding sequence ATGGTAAAAACCATCGCACAATATGTGGTCTCAATGGGGTTGATTTTTCTGTGCCTGCTGGCAGGGATCAATCTACAAAGCTGGCTGGAAGTTTCCATTCCTGGCAGTATCATCGGCATGCTTATTCTGTTCTCCCTGATGGCAGGAGGACTGATTCCTGTCGAGTGGGTAAAACCCGGCGCCAACCTGTTCATTCGTTATATGGTGTTGCTTTTTGTTCCGGTCAGCGTTGGACTGATGGCGCATTTTGATATGCTGGTTGCCAATGCCTGGACCATTATTGCCAGCGCGATTGGTGGCACCACACTGGTGATCGTGACACTCGGCGTGAGTCTGGATCGCTTTCTGAAGCGAGGTAAAAAATCATGTGGTTGA
- the cdd gene encoding cytidine deaminase gives MKSRIEQALAGMPKPIAEFLTPITLADDFDATLSPDQFNQLLSISEMSDADLRVALLPLAAAYAYVPISKFYVGAIVRGLSGRLYFGGNMEFAGVQLGQTIHAEQAAISHAWMKGEEGLADITVNYSPCGHCRQFMNELNTSQTLSIQLPQREEKSLQYYLPESFGPSDLGIESALMAKVDHGKTSDDDEALVQQALQALNRSYAPYTANLSGVALQTSGGNQYLGAYAENAAFNPSLPPLQVALIQVRMAGEEFETIESAALAEMTEGSISHLADTQATLEAINPDIPLSYLSL, from the coding sequence ATGAAAAGCCGTATTGAACAGGCGCTAGCGGGCATGCCGAAGCCAATCGCAGAGTTTCTGACTCCGATTACCCTGGCTGATGACTTTGACGCTACCCTTTCTCCCGACCAGTTCAACCAACTGCTTTCCATTTCGGAAATGAGTGATGCTGACCTGCGTGTTGCTTTGCTTCCCTTGGCAGCGGCCTACGCCTATGTGCCAATCTCTAAATTTTACGTCGGTGCCATCGTACGCGGCCTGTCTGGTCGTTTGTACTTTGGCGGCAATATGGAGTTTGCTGGTGTGCAGTTGGGTCAAACCATTCATGCCGAGCAAGCGGCTATCAGCCATGCCTGGATGAAAGGTGAAGAAGGTCTGGCAGATATCACCGTCAACTACAGTCCTTGCGGTCACTGCCGTCAGTTCATGAATGAGCTGAACACATCACAGACGCTGTCCATTCAGTTGCCGCAACGTGAAGAAAAATCACTGCAATACTATCTGCCAGAGTCATTTGGCCCATCGGATCTGGGTATTGAATCTGCGCTTATGGCAAAAGTCGATCACGGCAAAACCAGCGATGATGATGAAGCGCTAGTGCAGCAAGCTCTGCAAGCATTGAACCGCAGCTACGCACCTTATACGGCTAATCTGAGCGGTGTGGCACTGCAAACCAGCGGCGGCAATCAGTATCTCGGTGCTTACGCTGAAAACGCGGCGTTCAACCCGAGCCTGCCGCCACTGCAAGTGGCTTTGATTCAGGTACGCATGGCGGGTGAAGAGTTCGAGACCATTGAAAGCGCTGCGCTGGCAGAAATGACCGAAGGCAGCATCAGTCATCTGGCGGATACGCAAGCGACGTTAGAAGCCATCAATCCGGATATTCCGCTCTCATATCTCTCGCTATAA